One window of Papaver somniferum cultivar HN1 chromosome 9, ASM357369v1, whole genome shotgun sequence genomic DNA carries:
- the LOC113310866 gene encoding probable methyltransferase PMT11, with amino-acid sequence MNQAGDFLKSPITKVLGFAVIAFVFFYLGQHWSDGYQQLVFYTNQQQITEKTVAISPNANKTTISLMNDSTAAAPARQPKPPPVIAEKFGIIDENGVMSDEFEVGDFDSDLAEEYRKLNMSVVKPEDVSSYSDDKVKINKFSFCSEDFRDYIPCLDNVEEINKLNSTENGEKFERHCPRKDDPRLNCLVPPPKGYKTPIPWPKSRDKVWFSNVPHTRLVDDKGGQNWIERDNDVFKFPGGGTQFIHGADQYLNQIAQMVPEIAFGNHTRVVLDVGCGVASFGAFLLSRNVTALSIAPKDVHENQIQFALERGVPAMVAALATRRLLYPSQAFELIHCSRCRINWTRDDGLYLLEVNRMLRGGGYFAWAAQPVYKHELPLQKQWKEMEDLTTRLCWELVKKEGYVAIWRKPSNNSCYLGRDAGAQPPLCDPSDDPDNVWYVGLKACITRLPENGYGTNITAWPDRLDNVPDRLHSIQLESQISRGELFKAENGYWKQMLTGYLHTYHWERKPFRNVMDMRAGYGGFSAALINLGMDYWIMNVVPVSAPNTLPVIYDRGLIGVMHDWCEPFDTYPRTYDLLNANRIFSTEQKRCNISTIMLEMDRILRPGGTAYILDTVFLMDEIKAVGKAMGWQTTPRDTMEGPHANWKLLICEKNLVSKKKKRSM; translated from the exons ATGAATCAAGCAGGAGATTTCCTGAAATCTCCAATCACAAAAGTACTAGGATTTGCTGTAATTGCTTTCGTGTTCTTCTATCTGGGACAACACTGGTCTGATGGATACCAACAGCTTGTTTTCTACACCAATCAACAGCAAATTACAGAGAAAACTGTTGCAATTTCTCCGAAtgctaataaaactacaatatCATTGATGAATGATTCGACAGCGGCGGCGCCTGCTCGACAACCGAAACCACCACCTGTGATTGCTGAGAAATTTGGGATTATTGATGAGAATGGAGTTATGTCTGATGAATTTGAAGTCGGTGATTTTGATTCAGATTTGGCTGAGGAATATAGGAAGTTGAATATGAGTGTTGTCAAGCCGGAGGATGTTAGTTCTTATTCTGATGATAAGGTTAAGATTAACAAGTTTTCTTTCTGTTCTGAGGATTTTAGAGACTATATCCCTTGTTTGGATAATGTTGAAGAGATCAATAAGCTTAATTCAACTGAGAATGGGGAGAAATTTGAACGGCATTGTCCTCGGAAAGATGATCCCAGGTTGAATTGCTTAGTTCCGCCACCGAAAGGTTATAAAACTCCGATTCCGTGGCCAAAAAGCCGAGACAAG GTATGGTTTAGTAACGTACCGCATACGCGCTTAGTTGATGATAAAGGTGGACAGAATTGGATTGAAAGAGACAATGATGTATTTAAATTTCCGGGAGGTGGAACTCAGTTTATCCATGGGGCTGATCAATACTTGAATCAGATTGCACAG ATGGTTCCTGAAATTGCATTCGGTAATCATACTCGAGTCGTATTGGACGTTGGATGCGGAGTTGCAAGCTTTGGTGCTTTTTTGCTTTCAAGAAATGTGACTGCTCTATCTATAGCACCAAAAGATGTTCACGAGAACCAGATTCAGTTTGCTCTCGAGCGTGGTGTGCCTGCAATGGTGGCCGCTTTGGCAACACGTCGTTTGTTGTATCCAAGCCAGGCTTTCGAGTTGATACATTGTTCAAGGTGTAGAATCAATTGGACTCGTGATG ATGGACTTTATCTTCTTGAGGTGAACAGGATGCTCAGAGGTGGAGGATATTTTGCTTGGGCAGCACAGCCGGTCTATAAACATGAATTGCCCTTGCAGAAACAATGGAAAG AAATGGAGGACCTTACTACTCGTCTTTGCTGGGAGCTTGTGAAGAAAGAAGGATATGTCGCTATATGGCGAAAACCTTCAAACAATAGCTGCTATTTGGGGCGGGATGCTGGTGCTCAACCTCCATTATGTGATCCAAGTGATGACCCTGACAACGTCTG GTACGTTGGTCTGAAAGCATGTATTACTCGGCTACCTGAGAATGGTTATGGGACAAATATTACTGCATGGCCTGATAGACTAGATAATGTACCAGACAGGCTTCATAGCATACAATTGGAATCCCAAATATCTAGAGGAGAACTCTTCAAAGCAGAGAATGGATATTGGAAGCAGATGCTCACTGGCTATCTTCATACTTACCACTGGGAAAGAAAACCATTTCGAAATGTGATGGATATGAGGGCTGGATATGGAGG ATTTTCTGCAGCACTGATCAATCTGGGGATGGATTACTGGATAATGAATGTCGTCCCTGTTAGTGCACCTAACACCTTGCCTGTTATTTATGACCGTGGACTTATCGGAGTTATGCATGACTG GTGTGAGCCTTTTGATACATATCCAAGAACCTATGATCTACTAAATGCTAATCGCATTTTCTCCACTGAGCAAAAAAG GTGCAATATTTCAACCATTATGCTTGAGATGGATCGGATATTAAGACCTGGTGGAACTGCTTATATTTTAGACACTGTATTCCTCATGGATGAAATTAAGGCGGTAGGGAAGGCAATGGGTTGGCAAACAACTCCCCGTGACACTATGGAAGGTCCACATGCCAATTGGAAGCTCTTGATATGCGAGAAAAATCTAGTgtccaaaaagaagaaaagaagtatgTGA
- the LOC113313484 gene encoding uncharacterized protein LOC113313484 isoform X2 codes for MIWSCVPDTMILNHMKSCGIAIPGSIKGTEGLTEFPIPEEMTEEWTEFLALYQVLEHNNELEHICEYCALREPFELDKQKQRSSMCKYNTSNSPQKPSLFMDISLGYRKCPPGSAVGLMCVVVR; via the exons ATGATATGGAG TTGTGTTCCTGATACCATGATTTTAAATCATATGAAATCATGTGGAATTGCTATACCTGGTAGTATAAAAGGAACAGAAGGATTGACAGAATTTCCCATCCCAGAAGAGATGACAGAAGAGTGGACAGAATTTTTG GCACTTTATCAGGTCCTTGAACACAACAATGAACTAGAACACATATGTGAGTACTGTGCCCTCAGAGAGCCATTTGAGCTGGATAAGCAGAAGCAAAGGTCATCTATGTGTAAATACAATACATCTAATTCCCCTCAA AAACCGAGCCTATTTATGGATATAAGCCTTGGGTACCGGAAATGTCCGCCTGGATCAGCAGTTGGTTTGATGTGTGTGGTGGTACGGTAG
- the LOC113310865 gene encoding sodium/hydrogen exchanger 8-like, giving the protein MSVVLDGPISLAVRKVEEVSEATSAIVFFGLCMVLGISTRHLLRGTKVPYTVALLVIGIGLGSLEFGTNLRLGKLGAGICLWASINPDLLLAVFLPALLFEGAFLMEVHQIKKCIGKMLLLAGPGVLISTFCLGSALKLVFPYNWSWKTSLLLAGLLSATDPVAVVALLKELGASKELTTIIDGESMMNDGVAVVVYQFFFRMVLGESFSFGDIITYLTQVSVGALGIGLAFGVVSVFWLGFIFNDTVIEISLTLAVSYLAYFTAQDGAGVSGILAVMTLGMFYSAFTRAGFKGDNQQSLHHFWEMVSYIGNTLIFILSGVIISESVIHSGNDFIKHETSWGYLVLLYVLVQVSRSIVVGTLYPFLHYFGYRLDWKEAIVLVWSGLRGVVALSMALSVKRASDTSAFLNRETGAMFLFFTSGIVFLTIIVNGSTTSFVLHFLGMNKLSTTKRRILEHTRHEMMNKALEAFGGLEDDEELGPAEWHTVRKYLSCLNNLEEDHMHPHNVSKNESNIDAKNLKDTRVRLLIGVQAAYWGMLNDGRISQNIATTLLGSVDEAIDLVSHDSLCDWKGIKSHVHLPSHYRLLQMSVCPQKLATYLTVERLEFACYVCAAFLLAHRIARRQLHDFMGDSEIVSLVINESESEGDEARSFLEEVRATFPQVLHVVKLRQATYAVLKHLSEYVENLKKVGILEDKEVIHLHESVQTDLERVFKNPPLAKMPKIDDMLRAHPLLSALPSIARLHLQDSTRELTKLRGVAICREGTIPNGIWLVSNGVVKWESKNMRNKGSLHPIFSHGSSLGLYEVLSGKRYIYDLITDSVIYCFFVESERILSLLKADPAVEDILWQESVVVIAKLLLPQIFEKMVMQDLRSLVMERSHMNIYTEGDIIEIPPHCIGFLLEGTVTTITDQEEMITSPGVLSPIYGDLSFLSLETSGSKAASIYRRGTSYQIATSARVIIFDMATVEADLQLQRRTSSWIYAAEESTKCLSREHNVLKSSPELLHVHTQVPHGSVGSSYEKPTGSQRKELHSHSYTRVPSTEQPLENS; this is encoded by the coding sequence ATGTCGGTTGTCTTAGATGGGCCAATTTCACTTGCCGTGAGAAAAGTTGAGGAAGTTAGTGAAGCTACAAGTGCCATTGTGTTCTTTGGACTTTGTATGGTATTGGGAATTAGTACAAGGCATTTACTTCGTGGAACTAAAGTACCTTACACAGTTGCTTTACTAGTCATTGGAATTGGACTTGGATCTTTAGAATTTGGTACAAATCTCCGGCTCGGAAAACTTGGGGCTGGTATTTGCTTATGGGCAAGTATCAATCCGGATCTTCTCTTGGCTGTTTTTCTTCCTGCTCTTCTCTTTGAGGGCGCTTTTTTAATGGAAGTACACCAAATCAAGAAATGCATTGGGAAAATGCTTCTTCTCGCTGGCCCAGGTGTACTCATTTCAACCTTCTGTCTTGGATCTGCGCTGAAGCTTGTTTTTCCGTACAACTGGAGTTGGAAAACATCTTTGTTGCTAGCGGGGCTTCTTAGTGCTACTGACCCGGTTGCTGTTGTCGCTTTGTTGAAAGAGCTTGGTGCAAGTAAAGAACTGACTACTATAATCGATGGAGAATCAATGATGAACGATGGTGTGGCAGTTGTGGTGTATCAGTTTTTTTTCCGTATGGTCCTTGGGGAGAGTTTCAGTTTTGGAGATATAATCACATATCTAACACAAGTATCAGTTGGAGCTCTAGGTATTGGTCTTGCTTTTGGAGTGGTATCTGTTTTCTGGTTGGGGTTTATTTTCAATGACACTGTTATAGAGATTTCGTTGACACTTGCTGTGAGCTACCTTGCTTACTTCACTGCTCAAGATGGCGCTGGTGTGTCAGGTATCCTGGCAGTGATGACTTTGGGGATGTTTTATTCTGCATTTACTAGGGCGGGCTTTAAGGGTGACAACCAACAGAGCTTGCATCATTTTTGGGAAATGGTTTCTTACATCGGCAACACTCTCATTTTCATCTTAAGTGGAGTGATAATATCTGAATCTGTTATACACAGTGGGAATGATTTCATTAAGCATGAAACTTCATGGGGTTACCTTGTTCTTCTCTATGTTTTAGTTCAAGTATCCCGCTCAATAGTTGTTGGAACCTTATACCCCTTTCTTCATTACTTTGGGTACAGATTGGACTGGAAAGAAGCAATTGTTCTTGTTTGGTCAGGCCTAAGAGGTGTTGTGGCACTGTCAATGGCACTATCAGTGAAGCGCGCGAGCGACACTTCAGCATTTTTAAATCGTGAAACAGGAGCTATGTTTCTATTCTTCACCAGTGGGATTGTATTCTTGACGATCATTGTGAACGGATCGACGACATCGTTCGTTTTACATTTTCTGGGCATGAATAAGCTATCAACCACAAAGAGACGCATATTGGAACACACCAGGCACGAAATGATGAATAAAGCCCTTGAAGCCTTTGGTGgtcttgaagatgatgaagaactgggACCTGCAGAATGGCACACTGTCAGAAAATATCTTAGTTGCTTGAATAACCTGGAAGAAGACCACATGCACCCTCACAATGTATCCAAAAATGAGAGTAATATTGATGCTAAGAACTTGAAAGACACACGAGTACGCCTCTTAATTGGAGTCCAAGCTGCTTATTGGGGGATGCTAAATGACGGAAGGATATCCCAGAATATTGCAACTACTTTGTTAGGATCAGTAGATGAAGCAATTGATTTGGTAAGTCATGATTCTCTATGTGACTGGAAGGGCATAAAATCACACGTTCATTTGCCAAGTCACTATAGATTGCTCCAGATGAGTGTATGTCCACAGAAACTGGCGACTTATCTCACAGTGGAACGGTTAGAATTTGCGTGTTACGTGTGTGCTGCATTTCTCCTTGCTCATAGAATTGCAAGGCGGCAACTGCATGACTTTATGGGTGACAGTGAAATAGTTTCTTTAGTGATTAATGAAAGTGAATCCGAAGGGGATGAAGCAAGAAGTTTTTTGGAAGAGGTTCGTGCTACTTTCCCTCAGGTTTTGCATGTTGTAAAACTAAGACAAGCAACATATGCAGTGCTAAAGCATTTGAGCGAGTATGTTGAAAATCTTAAAAAGGTAGGGATATTAGAAGACAAAGAAGTGATTCATCTTCATGAATCGGTGCAGACTGATTTGGAGAGAGTTTTCAAGAATCCTCCTTTAGCAAAGATGCCAAAGATAGATGATATGCTAAGAGCACATCCTTTGTTGAGTGCACTTCCTTCTATTGCACGCTTGCATCTTCAAGATTCGACTAGAGAACTAACAAAACTGCGCGGAGTAGCAATTTGTAGAGAGGGAACCATACCAAATGGAATATGGCTTGTTTCAAATGGGGTTGTAAAGTGGGAAAGTAAGAATATGAGAAACAAGGGTTCTTTACATCCAATATTTTCACATGGCAGTTCTTTAGGCCTGTATGAAGTACTAAGCGGAAAGCGCTACATCTACGACCTGATCACAGATTCTGTTATTTACTGTTTCTTTGTTGAAAGTGAAAGGATACTGTCTTTGCTCAAAGCGGATCCTGCTGTAGAAGATATCTTGTGGCAGGAAAGTGTTGTAGTGATTGCCAAACTCTTGCTTCCTCAAATATTTGAGAAGATGGTTATGCAAGATTTGAGATCCCTTGTGATGGAACGGTCGCATATGAACATTTACACGGAGGGAGATATTATAGAAATCCCCCCTCACTGCATTGGATTTCTGTTGGAAGGAACTGTAACAACCATAACTGATCAGGAGGAAATGATTACGTCTCCAGGAGTGTTGTCACCCATATATGGAGATTTAAGCTTTCTAAGTTTAGAAACATCAGGTTCCAAGGCGGCAAGTATCTATCGTCGAGGAACTTCATACCAGATTGCCACAAGTGCTAGGGTGATTATATTTGACATGGCAACAGTTGAGGCTGACTTGCAACTTCAGAGAAGAACCTCTTCATGGATTTATGCTGCAGAGGAATCAACTAAATGTCTGAGTAGAGAGCACAATGTTCTAAAGAGTTCGCCTGAACTGTTGCATGTACACACACAAGTTCCACACGGCAGTGTGGGTAGCAGCTATGAAAAACCTACAGGTTCTCAGAGGAAGGAGCTGCATAGCCattcatatacaagggttccatcAACAGAGCAGCCACTTGAAAATTCGTAA
- the LOC113313484 gene encoding uncharacterized protein LOC113313484 isoform X1: MIWSCVPDTMILNHMKSCGIAIPGSIKGTEGLTEFPIPEEMTEEWTEFLALYQVLEHNNELEHICEYCALREPFELDKQKQRSSMCKYNTSNSPQVPETEPIYGYKPWVPEMSAWISSWFDVCGGTVEGDTRRL; encoded by the exons ATGATATGGAG TTGTGTTCCTGATACCATGATTTTAAATCATATGAAATCATGTGGAATTGCTATACCTGGTAGTATAAAAGGAACAGAAGGATTGACAGAATTTCCCATCCCAGAAGAGATGACAGAAGAGTGGACAGAATTTTTG GCACTTTATCAGGTCCTTGAACACAACAATGAACTAGAACACATATGTGAGTACTGTGCCCTCAGAGAGCCATTTGAGCTGGATAAGCAGAAGCAAAGGTCATCTATGTGTAAATACAATACATCTAATTCCCCTCAA GTACCAGAAACCGAGCCTATTTATGGATATAAGCCTTGGGTACCGGAAATGTCCGCCTGGATCAGCAGTTGGTTTGATGTGTGTGGTGGTACGGTAGAAGGTGACACGAGAAGATTATAG